The Shewanella sp. KX20019 genome window below encodes:
- a CDS encoding rod-binding protein gives MELNNNHGYLNQLNAGELIKANGEHGALKLVSQQFEALFLQTVLKQMRSASDVMADEDSPLSSQNNGMYRDWHDAELAGRLSQMQSTGLAEVMSKQLAAGLKSEPETVASNDQPNSEQNTHAMQPALILPFVSKLPE, from the coding sequence ATGGAATTGAATAATAACCACGGTTACCTGAACCAACTCAATGCTGGCGAGTTGATTAAAGCCAATGGCGAGCATGGTGCGCTAAAACTGGTTAGCCAGCAGTTTGAAGCTCTGTTTCTGCAAACCGTATTAAAGCAGATGCGCTCCGCATCAGACGTGATGGCCGATGAAGACAGTCCGCTGTCTTCGCAAAATAATGGTATGTACCGTGATTGGCATGATGCTGAGCTTGCGGGCCGCCTAAGCCAGATGCAAAGCACCGGACTCGCTGAAGTAATGAGTAAACAATTGGCCGCTGGACTTAAGTCGGAACCCGAAACGGTCGCCTCTAATGATCAACCTAATAGCGAACAGAATACTCATGCCATGCAGCCAGCCTTGATATTGCCCTTTGTGAGCAAGCTGCCAGAGTAG
- a CDS encoding flagellar hook assembly protein FlgD, protein MNVTNNSNTTANVPDTISSPGNDSAAIKNEFMTLMIAQIKNQDPTNPIDGTEYVTQLAQFSQVESLEQMRANQSTSMTIMENLGIVQSAQLVGKDAMVPASEFNIDNTPLEGKVYLQNAVEALSIDIVDSSGEVVQTLELGSQEAGDSGFTINPEALGLPPGDYSIVANTTSGDVKKTADTFIQAEIEKIHFISASGMMMAELGNGLGTISVLEISEVS, encoded by the coding sequence ATGAACGTCACCAACAACTCTAATACCACTGCGAATGTGCCAGACACCATTAGCTCGCCGGGTAATGATTCGGCCGCCATCAAGAACGAATTTATGACCTTGATGATTGCCCAAATTAAAAACCAAGACCCCACAAACCCCATCGATGGTACTGAATACGTGACGCAGCTAGCGCAGTTTTCTCAAGTGGAAAGCTTAGAGCAGATGCGCGCAAACCAGTCGACCTCAATGACGATAATGGAAAACCTTGGCATTGTGCAATCGGCACAGCTAGTCGGTAAAGATGCCATGGTGCCAGCCTCAGAATTCAACATCGACAACACGCCGTTAGAGGGCAAGGTGTATCTGCAAAATGCCGTTGAAGCCTTGAGTATTGATATCGTCGATAGCAGCGGTGAAGTGGTACAAACATTAGAGCTAGGCTCTCAAGAAGCTGGAGATAGCGGCTTTACGATCAACCCTGAAGCACTCGGTCTACCGCCGGGTGATTACAGCATTGTCGCCAACACCACCAGCGGTGATGTTAAGAAAACGGCCGACACATTTATCCAAGCTGAAATCGAAAAAATACACTTTATCAGCGCCTCTGGAATGATGATGGCTGAATTAGGTAATGGTCTTGGCACTATCTCTGTGCTGGAAATCTCTGAAGTTTCATAA
- the flgE gene encoding flagellar hook protein FlgE has protein sequence MSFNIALSGLQATTQDLNTISNNIANSSTVGFRSGRSEFSAIYNGGQAGGVNVMSTSQNFTNGGSLTYTGRQLDMGIQGDGFFVLSGQDGNTMYARAGMFNQDANGFVTDPAGNRLQGYSVGATGNLQTGNVADLQVQAGALPAKATTTLGLVSNLDARVNVIDPVATPFDPDNAATYHSSSTVTAYDSLGKEHALTQYYVKTADNTWSVHYMMGNTDVTPAGGHQLDFDSDGILTGGNTLTLAISDPNIVAGASNMNLALSYDKSTQYASDYNNSSLSQNGYTSGELNGIRLDESGMLFGTYTNGQEQLQGQVVLADFNNPNGLTPVSNNAWTATNAAGQPIIGTPTTGTLGSVASGYLEGSNVDTTAEMVNLMTAQRNYQSNAKVLDANSTMQQALLNAI, from the coding sequence ATGTCTTTCAATATTGCGTTAAGTGGCTTACAAGCAACCACACAAGATCTAAATACCATCAGTAATAACATTGCTAACTCTTCAACCGTCGGCTTTCGCAGCGGTCGTAGCGAGTTTTCAGCCATCTATAACGGCGGTCAAGCTGGCGGTGTCAATGTGATGTCCACCAGCCAAAACTTCACCAACGGTGGCAGCCTAACCTACACAGGTCGCCAGCTCGATATGGGGATACAGGGCGATGGTTTCTTCGTCCTCAGTGGCCAAGATGGCAACACCATGTACGCCAGAGCTGGCATGTTTAATCAAGATGCCAACGGTTTTGTCACCGATCCTGCCGGTAATCGCCTACAAGGTTACTCTGTTGGCGCAACCGGTAACCTGCAAACAGGTAACGTTGCTGACCTGCAAGTTCAGGCTGGCGCCCTACCCGCCAAAGCCACGACTACCTTGGGCTTAGTCTCTAACCTCGACGCTAGAGTAAATGTCATTGATCCTGTCGCCACTCCATTTGATCCTGACAATGCAGCCACTTACCACTCATCAAGTACAGTGACTGCATATGATTCACTCGGTAAGGAGCACGCCCTCACCCAGTACTATGTTAAGACAGCCGATAACACATGGTCTGTGCATTACATGATGGGCAATACCGACGTTACACCTGCCGGCGGCCATCAATTAGACTTTGACTCTGACGGTATTCTTACTGGCGGTAACACATTAACCTTGGCAATCAGCGACCCTAACATTGTGGCTGGTGCATCGAACATGAACCTGGCGCTAAGTTATGACAAGAGCACCCAATATGCCTCTGACTATAACAACTCCAGCTTGAGCCAGAATGGTTACACCTCGGGTGAACTCAATGGTATCCGTTTAGATGAGAGCGGAATGCTGTTCGGCACTTACACCAACGGCCAGGAGCAACTACAAGGCCAGGTGGTACTGGCTGACTTTAATAACCCTAACGGCTTAACTCCGGTGAGTAATAACGCATGGACAGCAACCAATGCCGCGGGTCAGCCAATTATTGGTACACCGACTACGGGTACCTTGGGGTCTGTTGCCTCTGGATACCTTGAAGGCTCCAATGTCGACACCACCGCCGAGATGGTGAACTTGATGACAGCCCAGCGTAACTATCAGTCAAACGCCAAGGTGTTAGATGCCAACTCAACAATGCAACAAGCATTGCTCAACGCGATTTAG
- a CDS encoding flagellar basal body L-ring protein FlgH — MSIDFKAAVQDVLNGKSNLFSEIRLLSQPNFISGLFKHKPPACEGVTLVVTLESEPKSSQQDDIILGHQHIRLSAPMTVTVKKKLPTGTLFISGKKWLSNSEKSEYLYLLGIIQPTDIGDNNNISSQCIHDVRVLYIGEDSISESSRLAWTSRYFNSHWSPL, encoded by the coding sequence ATGAGTATTGATTTTAAAGCTGCAGTTCAAGATGTGCTAAATGGAAAAAGTAACTTATTCAGTGAAATTAGGCTTTTATCACAACCTAATTTTATAAGCGGGTTATTTAAACATAAGCCTCCCGCCTGCGAAGGTGTCACCTTGGTCGTAACGCTAGAATCGGAACCAAAATCGAGCCAACAAGACGATATCATCTTGGGCCATCAACACATCCGGTTATCAGCTCCAATGACGGTAACGGTGAAAAAGAAACTACCAACAGGCACCCTATTTATTAGTGGTAAAAAATGGTTAAGCAACAGTGAAAAAAGCGAATACTTATACCTGCTAGGGATAATACAACCCACTGATATAGGCGATAACAATAATATCTCCTCACAGTGCATTCACGATGTAAGGGTTCTATACATTGGCGAGGACTCTATATCAGAGTCTAGCCGCCTTGCTTGGACTTCACGCTACTTTAACAGTCACTGGTCTCCCTTATGA
- a CDS encoding flagellar basal body P-ring protein FlgI yields the protein MNRIALFLVGALLGSMPLFNLQAAVQNRYLMDIVDVQGIRDNQLVGYGLVVGLDGTGDRTQVRFTSQSIVNMLKQFGVQIDDKIAPKLKNVAAVAVHATVSPLASPGQTLDITVSSLGDAKSLRGGTLLMTPMRGVDGEIYAVAQGNLVVGGVSAQGRNGTSVTINVPTVGNIPNGALLEAAMHSNFNEEEHIVLNLIDPSFKTARNIERAVNALFGPDVAEADSNAKVIVRAPSSNRERVTFMSMLEELQIEQGRKSPRVVFNSRTGTVVMGGDVVVRKAAVSHGNLTVTIVEQEFVSQPNGAYLGQAQGETVVVSDSQIDIDAGDGHMFVWPEGIALNDIVRAVNSLGASPMDLMAILQALNEAGALEAELVVI from the coding sequence ATGAATAGAATCGCTCTCTTTTTGGTCGGCGCCCTACTCGGTTCAATGCCACTTTTTAACCTGCAAGCTGCAGTTCAAAATCGCTATTTAATGGACATTGTTGATGTGCAAGGGATCCGTGACAACCAGTTAGTCGGTTACGGTTTAGTCGTGGGGCTCGATGGTACTGGCGACCGCACACAAGTGCGCTTTACCAGCCAGTCGATCGTCAACATGCTTAAGCAGTTTGGCGTGCAGATTGATGACAAGATCGCTCCCAAACTGAAAAACGTGGCCGCGGTGGCCGTACATGCCACGGTTTCCCCCCTTGCAAGTCCAGGGCAAACATTAGACATCACAGTGTCATCTCTCGGTGATGCCAAAAGCTTACGCGGCGGCACCCTGTTGATGACACCGATGCGTGGTGTTGATGGTGAGATTTACGCCGTCGCCCAAGGTAACTTGGTGGTTGGTGGGGTATCAGCCCAGGGCCGAAATGGCACCTCTGTCACCATTAATGTGCCCACCGTCGGTAATATTCCCAATGGTGCCCTGCTCGAAGCAGCAATGCACAGCAACTTTAATGAAGAGGAGCATATCGTATTAAACCTTATCGACCCCAGCTTTAAAACAGCACGCAATATTGAACGAGCCGTTAACGCGCTTTTCGGCCCAGATGTCGCCGAAGCTGATAGCAACGCTAAAGTTATCGTTCGCGCCCCAAGCTCAAACCGTGAGCGAGTCACTTTTATGTCAATGCTCGAAGAGTTGCAGATTGAACAAGGGCGTAAATCACCACGGGTGGTCTTCAACAGCCGTACCGGCACAGTGGTTATGGGCGGTGATGTAGTGGTGCGCAAGGCGGCCGTCAGTCACGGTAACTTGACCGTGACTATCGTTGAACAAGAGTTTGTCAGCCAGCCAAATGGGGCTTATTTAGGCCAAGCACAAGGCGAAACGGTCGTGGTTTCAGACAGTCAAATTGATATTGATGCTGGTGATGGTCATATGTTTGTTTGGCCAGAAGGTATCGCCCTCAATGACATCGTGCGTGCGGTTAACAGCTTAGGCGCATCACCGATGGATCTGATGGCCATTTTACAAGCTCTTAATGAAGCGGGCGCCCTTGAAGCTGAATTGGTAGTAATTTAA
- the flgG gene encoding flagellar basal-body rod protein FlgG, translating into MQSALWVSKTGLTAQDTKMTTIANNLANVNTTGFKRDRVAFNDLFYQVQRQPGGQVDEQNELPSGLQLGTGTRVAGTQKVFTTGDMLNTGQQLDLAIEGQGFFQIEEANGDISYSRDGQFYRDSEGLMVTSQGLPMVPNIEIPEDALTVTIASDGTVSAQMAGQPDAQELGQITLVNFTNPAGLEARGNNLYRETGASGAAIEGIAGDQALGQLRQGALEGANVNVVEEMVEMISTQRAYEMNAKVVSASDDMLKFLNQAL; encoded by the coding sequence ATGCAATCAGCTTTATGGGTCAGCAAAACCGGCTTAACCGCTCAAGATACTAAAATGACCACCATTGCCAATAACTTGGCAAACGTAAACACCACCGGCTTTAAACGTGATCGTGTCGCCTTTAATGATCTGTTCTATCAAGTGCAGCGCCAACCGGGCGGCCAGGTCGATGAGCAAAACGAACTGCCATCAGGTTTACAACTCGGTACTGGTACACGGGTTGCGGGTACTCAGAAGGTATTCACTACCGGTGACATGCTTAACACCGGGCAGCAACTCGATCTCGCGATTGAGGGTCAAGGTTTCTTCCAAATTGAAGAAGCCAATGGTGACATTAGTTACTCCCGAGACGGTCAATTCTACCGTGACAGCGAAGGCTTGATGGTGACGTCTCAAGGTTTGCCAATGGTGCCTAACATTGAGATCCCTGAAGACGCACTCACCGTGACCATCGCAAGCGATGGTACCGTCTCAGCACAAATGGCTGGTCAGCCTGATGCGCAAGAGCTGGGGCAGATAACGCTGGTTAACTTTACCAACCCAGCAGGACTGGAAGCCCGCGGTAATAACCTCTATCGCGAAACAGGTGCCTCAGGCGCTGCAATAGAGGGCATTGCTGGTGACCAAGCCTTGGGCCAATTACGCCAAGGTGCACTAGAGGGCGCTAACGTCAATGTGGTTGAGGAGATGGTCGAGATGATTTCGACTCAGCGAGCTTATGAGATGAATGCCAAAGTCGTATCGGCCTCAGACGACATGCTCAAGTTCCTCAACCAAGCGCTGTAA
- the flgL gene encoding flagellar hook-associated protein FlgL: MRVSMLNLYSNNLQSLQQSTVDISKLNQMMASGKSILRPSDDPIGSVKVINSQRDMAATNQYINNTESLSTSFGRAETYMSSMVELQSRMREISVASNNGSLSPEDRAAYAAEMSELLEAFADTVNAKDEGGNYLFSGNLTDTAPIAKDSSGNYVYQGDTNHREVQTSGSSWMTANSTAAEFIFANGSADILNQTKDFIAVLEDPTLAPGDPLFSQTATDMLTSLDDTLTSISSAITDIGGKQNTLSLIQTAHEERVLFNEEVIGETEGLDYAQATAEFNLKLTTLKVTQQTFVQVSQLSLFNHI, translated from the coding sequence ATGCGCGTAAGTATGCTTAATCTGTACAGCAACAATTTACAAAGCCTGCAGCAATCGACTGTCGATATCTCTAAATTGAACCAAATGATGGCCTCAGGTAAGTCGATTCTTCGCCCCTCAGATGATCCCATCGGCTCAGTCAAGGTCATTAACAGCCAACGAGATATGGCAGCTACAAATCAGTACATCAACAATACTGAATCGCTCTCAACCAGTTTTGGCCGTGCAGAAACTTATATGTCGAGCATGGTTGAATTGCAAAGCCGCATGCGCGAAATCTCTGTTGCTTCCAACAATGGCAGTTTATCGCCAGAAGACAGAGCCGCTTATGCAGCAGAGATGAGTGAATTATTAGAAGCCTTTGCCGATACGGTTAATGCCAAAGATGAAGGTGGTAACTATCTATTTTCAGGCAATTTGACCGATACAGCTCCCATAGCCAAAGATTCCAGCGGTAACTATGTCTATCAAGGTGATACTAACCACCGTGAAGTGCAAACGTCTGGCTCATCTTGGATGACCGCCAACAGCACCGCGGCTGAATTTATTTTTGCTAACGGTAGCGCAGATATTCTTAACCAAACTAAAGACTTTATTGCCGTGTTAGAAGATCCTACCTTAGCACCTGGTGACCCGCTCTTTAGCCAAACTGCCACCGACATGCTCACTAGCCTCGATGACACCTTAACCAGTATTAGCTCTGCCATCACCGATATTGGTGGCAAGCAAAATACCTTGAGCTTGATCCAAACTGCTCATGAAGAGCGGGTGTTATTTAACGAAGAGGTGATTGGCGAGACGGAGGGCCTAGATTATGCGCAAGCGACTGCTGAATTTAATCTCAAGCTCACCACCCTAAAGGTCACTCAACAGACGTTTGTGCAGGTGTCGCAACTATCGCTGTTTAATCACATATAA
- a CDS encoding flagellar basal body rod protein FlgF: MDRMIYTAARGAARVMEAQAIRANNLANADTTGFKADLERVNAMTVAPTGNSLQTRVLAQTQSSGFSQQSGALNPTGRTLDLAINSEGLFSVMTAEGEGYTRSGAIQPDANGQLALDGRPVAGVDGPIVLPEYRELFVGDDGRLSIIADEGGIIEEIGQLKLVNPDINAMTKGLDGLLYPADRQPLAASEQVRLSSGFLEASNVQAVGELIASMDLSRQFEVQVKLMKSAEKLAEAGNRLLRDA, from the coding sequence ATGGACAGAATGATCTACACGGCCGCCAGAGGCGCTGCCCGAGTGATGGAAGCACAAGCTATCCGCGCGAATAACCTAGCCAATGCTGACACCACAGGTTTTAAAGCTGATTTAGAGCGCGTTAATGCGATGACAGTTGCGCCAACGGGCAACAGTTTACAAACCCGCGTGTTGGCGCAAACCCAAAGCAGCGGCTTTAGTCAGCAAAGTGGCGCATTGAACCCGACTGGCAGAACTTTAGATCTTGCCATCAATAGCGAAGGTTTGTTCTCAGTGATGACCGCTGAAGGTGAGGGTTATACCCGTTCGGGAGCCATCCAACCAGACGCTAACGGCCAGCTAGCGCTAGACGGTCGCCCTGTCGCCGGAGTAGATGGTCCCATTGTGTTACCTGAATACCGCGAGCTATTTGTCGGTGATGATGGCCGCTTGAGCATCATCGCTGATGAAGGCGGCATTATTGAAGAGATAGGCCAACTCAAGCTGGTTAATCCAGATATCAACGCCATGACCAAAGGCCTTGATGGTTTGCTGTACCCAGCGGATCGCCAACCCTTAGCCGCCAGCGAGCAGGTGAGGCTAAGCAGTGGTTTTCTTGAAGCTAGCAACGTGCAAGCTGTGGGCGAGCTTATTGCCTCTATGGACTTGAGTCGTCAGTTTGAAGTGCAAGTCAAACTGATGAAAAGCGCTGAAAAACTGGCAGAAGCGGGCAACCGTCTACTGCGTGATGCCTAG
- the flgK gene encoding flagellar hook-associated protein FlgK, with protein sequence MSMLNIGMSGLNASMAALNATSNNVANAMVPGYSRQQVMLSSVGNGVYGSGSGVMVDGVRRISDQYEVAQLWNSTSNLSFAKAQSSYLGQVEQIFGSEGNSISAGLDLLFASLNSAMEQPNEIAHRQGVLNEAKALTQRFNSISEGLNSQVTQVEGQIGASAKEINSQLQTIARFNADIQKSNASCNVPLALLDARDAAVDDLSKIVDVNVVDDGNGMLNISLAQGQPLLSGPTASTIMVKPDPANPQFSQISIQFGQSSFPLDETAGGSLGALIDYRDNSLVDSMAFIDELAITMADEFNALLAGGTDLQGNTPTQDLFRYDPTNPAGSLSMTAGFSADMLAFGKDGTPGDNSNLKDLLGLADKSFTFASMDVSTTMGDAFASKIGELGSSSRQAQMSEETAAKLQLEAQSQWASTSGVNMDEEGVNLIIYQQSYQANAKVISTADQLFQTILNTI encoded by the coding sequence ATGAGCATGCTCAATATTGGTATGTCAGGACTTAATGCCAGCATGGCAGCCCTGAATGCCACGTCCAACAATGTCGCGAATGCGATGGTGCCAGGATATTCTCGTCAGCAGGTCATGCTCAGCTCTGTGGGTAACGGCGTTTATGGTAGCGGTTCAGGCGTGATGGTCGATGGGGTTCGCCGTATTTCAGATCAATACGAAGTAGCGCAACTGTGGAACAGCACCAGCAACTTGAGTTTTGCCAAAGCACAGTCGAGCTATTTGGGCCAAGTAGAGCAGATCTTCGGCTCCGAGGGCAACAGCATTTCAGCAGGACTCGATCTGCTATTTGCCTCACTAAACTCGGCAATGGAGCAACCTAACGAGATCGCACACCGTCAAGGCGTACTCAACGAAGCCAAAGCCCTTACTCAACGTTTTAACTCCATCAGCGAAGGGCTTAACTCTCAAGTGACTCAAGTCGAAGGTCAAATAGGCGCTTCAGCCAAAGAGATTAACAGCCAGTTACAAACCATCGCGCGTTTTAATGCTGACATTCAAAAATCCAATGCCAGTTGTAATGTACCGTTAGCCCTGTTGGATGCGCGAGATGCCGCGGTAGATGACCTGTCTAAAATAGTTGATGTCAATGTGGTGGACGATGGGAACGGCATGCTCAATATCTCCTTAGCTCAAGGCCAACCACTGTTATCTGGCCCGACAGCCTCAACCATTATGGTCAAGCCAGATCCGGCCAACCCACAATTTAGCCAGATTAGTATTCAGTTCGGTCAATCCAGTTTTCCCCTTGATGAAACCGCGGGCGGCAGTTTAGGCGCGCTTATCGACTACCGTGATAATAGCTTGGTCGATTCAATGGCTTTCATCGATGAACTGGCGATCACTATGGCCGATGAGTTTAATGCACTACTGGCCGGTGGTACTGATTTACAGGGCAACACCCCAACTCAAGATCTGTTTCGCTATGATCCAACCAATCCCGCTGGCAGCCTATCTATGACCGCAGGTTTTAGCGCTGATATGCTGGCCTTTGGTAAAGATGGCACTCCTGGAGACAACAGTAATTTGAAAGATCTGCTCGGCCTTGCCGATAAGAGTTTCACCTTTGCTTCAATGGATGTCAGCACCACAATGGGTGATGCCTTTGCCAGCAAAATTGGTGAGTTGGGTTCCTCCTCTCGTCAAGCACAAATGAGCGAAGAAACAGCAGCTAAACTACAGCTAGAAGCTCAGAGTCAATGGGCCAGCACGAGTGGTGTCAATATGGATGAAGAGGGCGTTAACCTGATTATTTACCAGCAATCTTATCAAGCGAATGCCAAGGTTATTTCAACCGCCGACCAGCTATTTCAAACTATTTTAAACACTATCTAG
- the flgH gene encoding flagellar basal body L-ring protein FlgH: MQSTWMGLSLALILLLSGCMAHIPEPDTAPGKPEWAPPEIDYSLPDAENGSAYRPGFMLTLFKDKRAFREGDILTVALDEKTYSSKRADTKTNKVSGMSIDGQGSTDNTSVSGSGEANMGRSFNGTGSSTQQNQLSGSITVTVAKVLPNGALLIRGEKWLRLNQGDEYLRLLGLIRTDDIGNDNTISSQRIADARIIYGGQGAISDSNRMGWASRYFNSPWFPL, encoded by the coding sequence ATGCAATCAACATGGATGGGCTTAAGTTTAGCGCTGATACTGCTACTGTCTGGCTGTATGGCCCACATTCCAGAGCCTGACACCGCGCCGGGCAAACCTGAGTGGGCGCCGCCGGAAATTGATTACAGCCTTCCTGATGCAGAAAACGGCAGTGCCTATCGCCCTGGTTTTATGCTGACGCTATTTAAAGATAAACGCGCTTTTCGAGAGGGCGATATTCTTACCGTCGCGCTCGATGAGAAAACCTATTCCAGTAAACGGGCTGACACCAAAACCAATAAGGTCAGCGGCATGTCCATTGATGGTCAAGGCTCTACCGACAATACCAGTGTCAGCGGCAGCGGCGAAGCCAATATGGGCCGCTCATTCAACGGTACAGGCTCAAGCACACAACAAAATCAACTGTCAGGATCCATCACAGTGACCGTCGCCAAGGTGTTGCCAAATGGCGCCCTGTTGATCCGCGGCGAAAAATGGTTACGTCTCAACCAAGGCGATGAGTACTTACGTTTGCTTGGACTTATTCGTACCGACGACATCGGTAACGACAATACTATCTCGTCGCAACGTATCGCCGACGCTCGCATTATCTATGGCGGCCAAGGTGCCATATCTGACAGCAACCGTATGGGCTGGGCCTCGCGTTACTTTAATAGCCCTTGGTTCCCGTTATGA
- the fliB gene encoding flagellin lysine-N-methylase yields MEKALIRPSFVTQFSCIGGECEDSCCYGWNIHIDKQSYKKTLAHKDLKSLAQTNLKKVKKSQQQWAQVVLDAKGACGFLDSKQLCQIHAKAGEELLSNTCKTYPRMSHMKDGDRYESLSLSCPEAARTILLKPDAFQFERMSVNHNKAFKSTPIWAKKAHDYTIQLLLKPDQPIEHGLTAVGILMKTTERVANGELDSSAIDDMFQQLVKLSDNGQLKEHFEGFNKDTETQKMQAFTSIQLWLNTNKTGRGRSRFEQINQAICAMAEGDNKISMGRINQAWQDEALPALAEHQALFSRYLFYYCYHMNFPQVDKLTPSQAFRVMLLDFFMLRCYLAVMAAHQQGLSEHDIILCFQVYHTNRQHKANYSDYVLQLLDKGQFEDLASILTLLS; encoded by the coding sequence ATGGAAAAAGCGCTAATTAGACCTAGCTTTGTAACGCAATTTAGCTGCATTGGCGGTGAGTGTGAGGATAGCTGTTGTTATGGCTGGAATATCCATATTGATAAGCAGAGTTACAAAAAGACTTTAGCCCATAAAGATCTTAAGTCTTTGGCTCAAACCAATTTGAAGAAAGTTAAAAAGAGTCAGCAACAATGGGCTCAAGTGGTACTTGATGCAAAAGGTGCCTGTGGATTTTTAGACAGCAAGCAGCTTTGCCAAATTCACGCTAAAGCGGGTGAGGAGTTATTGAGTAACACCTGTAAGACCTACCCTAGAATGTCGCACATGAAAGATGGCGACCGCTATGAAAGCCTGTCGTTATCTTGCCCGGAAGCGGCGAGAACTATTCTGCTTAAGCCAGATGCATTTCAGTTTGAACGCATGAGTGTTAACCATAATAAGGCATTTAAATCGACGCCAATATGGGCTAAAAAAGCCCACGATTATACTATTCAGCTGTTGCTGAAACCGGATCAGCCAATAGAGCATGGGCTTACAGCAGTAGGCATTTTAATGAAGACCACCGAACGGGTAGCCAATGGTGAACTTGATAGCAGCGCGATTGATGACATGTTCCAACAGTTGGTTAAGCTGAGTGACAATGGTCAGCTTAAGGAGCACTTTGAGGGGTTTAATAAAGATACTGAAACCCAAAAAATGCAAGCCTTTACCTCGATCCAACTATGGTTAAACACTAATAAGACTGGACGAGGGCGCAGTCGGTTCGAGCAGATTAACCAAGCTATTTGTGCGATGGCTGAAGGCGACAACAAAATCAGTATGGGTCGAATCAACCAGGCTTGGCAAGATGAGGCATTACCCGCACTCGCTGAGCATCAAGCGCTGTTTAGCCGTTATCTATTTTACTACTGTTACCATATGAACTTTCCGCAAGTCGACAAGCTCACACCATCGCAGGCCTTTCGTGTCATGTTGTTGGACTTCTTTATGTTGCGTTGCTATTTAGCGGTAATGGCAGCTCATCAACAGGGGCTATCTGAGCACGATATTATTTTGTGTTTTCAGGTGTACCACACCAATCGGCAGCATAAAGCCAATTATAGTGACTACGTTTTGCAGCTTTTAGATAAAGGCCAGTTTGAAGACTTAGCGTCTATTCTCACTCTATTGTCTTGA
- a CDS encoding flagellin N-terminal helical domain-containing protein, protein MLSVHTNYSSLVAQNSVTKNNDLLSNAMERLSTGLRINSASDDAAGLQIATRLNANVVGMETANRNVNDATSMLQTADGALDELTTIANRQKELATQAANGVNSAEDLTALNDEFAELTKEITRIVDNTEYSGNKLFDSLTAGVEFQIGAGATEQLTVTVDKTKLAGVADDISAAGAAKGAITKIDDFIDAVGKERSTLGANINRLGHTSSNLANVTENTKVAAGRIMDADFAVESANMTKNQLLVQAGTNILSSSNQNTGLVMGLLG, encoded by the coding sequence ATGCTATCAGTACATACTAATTATTCTTCACTTGTTGCCCAAAACTCTGTGACAAAAAACAATGACCTACTTAGCAATGCTATGGAGCGTCTTTCTACTGGTCTACGTATCAACAGCGCTTCTGACGATGCTGCTGGTCTACAAATCGCGACTCGCTTAAATGCCAACGTAGTAGGCATGGAAACAGCTAACCGTAACGTAAACGATGCAACTTCTATGCTGCAAACTGCTGATGGCGCATTAGATGAGCTAACAACTATTGCAAACCGTCAAAAAGAACTTGCAACTCAAGCAGCTAACGGCGTGAACTCAGCTGAAGATTTAACAGCACTTAACGATGAGTTTGCAGAGCTAACCAAAGAGATCACTCGTATTGTTGATAACACTGAATACTCAGGTAACAAGTTATTCGACTCATTAACCGCAGGTGTTGAATTCCAGATCGGTGCAGGCGCTACTGAACAGCTAACTGTAACAGTAGATAAAACTAAGCTTGCTGGTGTGGCTGATGATATTTCAGCTGCAGGTGCAGCAAAAGGCGCTATCACTAAGATTGATGATTTCATTGATGCAGTAGGTAAAGAGCGTTCAACACTGGGTGCTAACATCAATCGTTTGGGTCACACAAGTTCAAACCTTGCTAACGTAACTGAGAACACTAAAGTTGCCGCTGGCCGTATCATGGATGCTGACTTTGCGGTTGAATCTGCAAACATGACCAAGAATCAGCTGTTGGTTCAAGCGGGTACTAATATTCTGTCTTCTTCAAACCAAAACACTGGTTTGGTTATGGGTCTATTGGGTTAA